The following coding sequences lie in one Syngnathus scovelli strain Florida chromosome 1, RoL_Ssco_1.2, whole genome shotgun sequence genomic window:
- the LOC125984053 gene encoding insulin receptor substrate 2-B translates to MANFTNYPEGKAAKLKLETQQRNVGSKSTDADVDGSVREPPSPLINSSSSSGGGGCRSHQLPPSYQHHLESYHYELASHHHLHHLSADVAEPPGRKSLSPVEHGATATSSTTTTTSGGLAYEAGGVSNPPDAVDDIRKCGYLRKQKHGHKRFFVLRASSHLGPSRLEYYDNEKKFRSSLRGGAGPAGPSSPKRVIYLYQCFTVNKRADSKNKHLIALYTKDEYFAIVAENEQDQEDWYVAISELMSEGRKGHLITDDLDDGYGTVTPGTVFKEVWHVNVKPKGLGQTKNLTGLYRLCLSSKTLHLIKLNSETPCVNQHLMNIRRCGNSESFFFIEVGRFSSIGPGEIWMQVDDSVVAQKMHETLLNTMKALKAYVEIRPRSKSQSSGSNPMPFVTTHRHLSNLPPSQTGLPRRSRMESVVGTPPSSKSSGASGYRFRTSSEGEGTMSRLFRSTTGSLVHLNSGRPHLGRAEADLGGSAGAVLGNAGTSAGAGRHVRAVPGSSASTYHARSASLPVSHPFTTSPVSVSSSSGHGSVSDTLTRPSSASICGSPSDGGFNSSDEYGSSPGDFRYFRVRSNTPDSLGNTPPIREENCLSDYMAVGWNREVFGTSAGSGNSSGANTPRDESTSTTEDERFFSQRRRRSAGPGVAVYQKMTQTNFSLEESADASDSSCSEHSQQSRPSTSQPPPPPPPPSSAKEDSGYVPMQCGVAPSPRDTPPDYMPMHPGSHPVSQPHQFQSPNLGPRSAKPQSQSSTDAHGYMMMLPGCRGSSPSPVQASLSPPHSGASTSESIAERPANAAAYMDMSCGGTMGQKLDGSSGSYGAELWRSFSPYFSLPRSYKAPTRESDEKECDDYVRMACLGKPVHASVGATPSSAPERRPGGGGCPSTPSHPPPPYEAHHTTAAVADGRVMRPNRLPLGRRSFHGPLRVSEASASSAVTSTSVPTAGIATNRPSSPGEYINIDFGDHYPRQQQPPAYPFPSKDEAPTQASSDHRRTPPLPQTSQDYMSMEVGHDHQDSDGCLGKSQSPRPSLVAPWNPPSYIRPLASNSGALASPVVHAGGHWRSAGDDYTKMTYGKKGERTQTSPTDMLQHLCVMEGCYSHGGSSSASPIPPTLPPRSPARSPARSPARTPAHPPEPKVVRADPQGRRRHSSETFSSTSSSTSTPSSSASHPMPTDSATSNGSRASEGHASGCAGLPSFDSVWMSVENRRDPDQPFSSGPATATGTSASSPTSTGGMYASDVSVGYQSGLNYIALEVRDDGGRTDASADVNESAAVPENAARAGPEIKSEGVSTTTKD, encoded by the exons ATGGCAAATTTCACGAATTACCCGGAAGGCAAGGCAGCGAAGTTGAAGCTGGAGACGCAGCAGAGGAACGTGGGCTCCAAATCTACCGATGCAGACGTTGACGGCTCGGTCAGGGAACCCCCTTCCCCGTTAattaacagcagcagcagcagcggaggCGGTGGCTGTCGTTCCCATCAGTTGCCGCCCTCCTACCAACACCACCTTGAGTCGTATCACTACGAGCTGGCGTcgcatcatcatcttcatcatctctCCGCGGACGTCGCCGAACCCCCGGGCAGAAAATCGTTGTCCCCGGTGGAGCACGGCGCCACTGCCACCagcagcaccaccaccaccaccagcggCGGCCTTGCGTACGAGGCTGGCGGCGTGTCAAACCCGCCGGACGCAGTGGACGACATTCGAAAGTGTGGCTACCTGCGCAAGCAAAAGCACGGACATAAACGCTTCTTCGTGCTGCGCGCCTCCAGCCACCTGGGCCCCAGCCGGCTGGAGTACTACGACAATGAGAAGAAATTCCGGAGCAGCTTGCGCGGGGGAGCCGGACCGGCGGGCCCTTCCTCACCCAAGAGGGTGATTTACCTCTACCAGTGCTTCACTGTCAACAAGAGAGCAGACTCTAAAAACAAACACCTCATTGCTCTTTACACCAAGGATGAGTATTTTGCTATTGTGGCGGAAAATGAGCAGGACCAGGAGGACTGGTACGTGGCCATCAGCGAGTTGATGAGCGAGGGCAGGAAGGGGCATTTGATTACGGACGATTTGGATGATGGATATGGTACGGTCACCCCTGGCACTGTTTTCAAGGAGGTGTGGCATGTGAATGTCAAACCCAAAGGACTCGGTCAAACTAAAAACCTCACGGGCTTGTATCGCTTATGCCTTTCGTCCAAAACCCTTCACCTGATCAAGTTGAACTCTGAGACCCCATGCGTGAACCAGCACCTGATGAACATCAGGCGCTGCGGAAACTCTGAAAGCTTCTTTTTCATCGAGGTGGGTCGCTTCTCCTCGATCGGGCCGGGGGAGATATGGATGCAGGTGGACGACTCTGTCGTGGCCCAGAAAATGCACGAGACGCTTCTGAACACCATGAAGGCCCTGAAGGCCTACGTGGAGATCAGGCCTCGGAGTAAGAGCCAGTCATCGGGCTCCAACCCCATGCCGTTTGTCACCACGCACCGGCACCTTAGCAACCTGCCGCCGAGCCAGACGGGCCTGCCTCGACGTTCCAGGATGGAGTCGGTGGTGGGAACGCCGCCGTCTAGCAAGAGCTCCGGCGCTAGCGGTTACCGCTTCCGCACATCCAGCGAAGGGGAGGGGACCATGAGCCGACTGTTTCGTTCCACGACAGGAAGCCTGGTCCACCTTAACTCGGGGCGTCCCCATCTTGGCCGCGCTGAGGCGGACCTAGGTGGTAGCGCCGGCGCGGTGCTGGGAAATGCCGGCACGAGTGCCGGGGCCGGGCGCCACGTGCGGGCCGTCCCCGGGTCATCAGCCTCTACTTACCATGCCCGCTCCGCCTCCCTTCCGGTCTCCCACCCTTTCACCACAAGCCCGGTCAGCGTGTCCTCCAGCAGCGGCCACGGTTCTGTCTCAGACACCCTCACACGGCCATCCAGCGCATCAATATGCGGCTCTCCGTCCGACGGCGGCTTCAACTCGTCTGACGAGTACGGATCCAGCCCCGGGGACTTCAGGTACTTCCGGGTGCGCAGCAACACCCCCGATTCCCTGGGCAACACCCCGCCGATCCGAGAGGAGAACTGCTTGAGTGACTACATGGCCGTGGGCTGGAACCGGGAGGTGTTTGGCACCAGCGCCGGCTCCGGGAACAGCAGCGGCGCCAACACACCGCGAGATGAGAGCACGTCGACGACAGAGGACGAGCGCTTTTTTTCtcaaaggaggaggagaagcgcTGGGCCCGGGGTAGCCGTTTATCAAAAAATGACTCAAACCAATTTTTCTTTAGAAGAATCGGCCGACGCGTCAGACAGCTCCTGTTCCGAGCACAGCCAGCAGAGCCGGCCCTCGACGTCgcagccgccaccgccgccaccgccgccgtccTCCGCCAAGGAAGATAGCGGCTACGTGCCCATGCAGTGCGGCGTGGCGCCGTCGCCGAGGGACACGCCTCCCGACTACATGCCCATGCATCCCGGTTCTCACCCCGTTTCCCAACCGCATCAGTTCCAGAGTCCAAATTTGGGTCCCCGCTCGGCCAAGCCCCAGTCGCAGTCCTCCACCGACGCTCACGGCTACATGATGATGCTCCCGGGATGCAGGGGCAGCTCTCCCTCCCCGGTGCAGGCCTCCCTCAGCCCCCCCCACAGCGGCGCAAGCACCAGTGAGAGCATAGCAGAGAGACCCGCCAACGCGGCGGCGTACATGGACATGTCCTGCGGCGGCACTATGGGGCAGAAGCTGGATGGCAGCAGCGGGTCCTATGGCGCCGAACTCTGGAGGTCTTTCAGCCCTTAtttctccctccctcgctcctaCAAGGCCCCCACCAGAGAAAGCGATGAGAAAGAGTGCGACGACTATGTTCGGATGGCCTGTCTCGGCAAGCCAGTCCACGCCTCGGTCGGTGCGACTCCCTCATCCGCACCCGAGAGGAGGCCTGGCGGCGGCGGTTGCCCCTCCACACCCTCACACCCACCCCCGCCTTACGAAGCTCACCACACCACGgccgccgtggctgacgggcgtGTCATGAGACCCAACCGCCTGCCTTTAGGCAGGAGGAGTTTCCACGGTCCGCTGCGAGTCAGCGAGGCCTCCGCCTCATCCGCAGTTACCTCCACCTCGGTCCCCACGGCCGGGATCGCGACCAATAGGCCTTCGAGTCCCGGGGAGTATATCAACATCGACTTTGGCGATCATTACCCCCGCCAACAGCAGCCTCCTGCCTACCCTTTTCCTAGCAAGGATGAAGCCCCCACCCAAGCCTCCAGCGACCACCGTCGAACCCCTCCCTTACCCCAAACCAGTCAGGACTACATGAGTATGGAAGTGGGTCACGACCATCAGGACAGCGATGGCTGTCTAGGTAAGAGCCAGTCACCTAGACCCAGCCTGGTGGCCCCCTGGAACCCGCCCAGCTATATCCGACCCTTGGCTAGTAATTCCGGTGCGCTGGCCTCCCCCGTGGTCCATGCCGGAGGTCACTGGAGGTCAGCGGGCGACGACTACACAAAAATGACGTACGGCAAGAAGGGCGAAAGGACTCAAACGAGCCCTACAGACATGCTGCAGCATCTCTGCGTGATGGAGGGATGCTACAGTCATGGTggctcctcctccgcctcccccATACCCCCCACCTTGCCCCCAAGGAGCCCAGCAAGGAGCCCAGCAAGGAGCCCAGCAAGGACACCGGCGCACCCCCCGGAACCAAAGGTAGTCCGGGCCGACCCTCAAGGCAGGAGGAGGCATAGCTCGGAAaccttctcctccacctcctcctccacttCAACACCTTCATCCTCGGCGAGCCACCCGATGCCGACGGACTCTGCGACCTCAAACGGGTCACGCGCATCCGAAGGCCACGCCTCCGGATGCGCAGGCCTGCCATCCTTCGACAGCGTGTGGATGTCGGTGGAAAATCGCCGGGACCCGGACCAGCCTTTCTCATCAGGCCCGGCCACGGCAACCGGCACCTCGGCGTCCTCTCCCACCTCGACCGGCGGAATGTACGCAAGCGACGTGTCTGTGGGATACCAAAGTGGCCTCAATTACATCGCCCTGGAGGTGAGAGATGACGGGGGCCGTACGGACGCGTCCGCCGATGTCAACGAGAGCGCCGCAGTGCCAGAGAACGCTGCCCGTGCTGGTCCTGAAATCAAATCAGAAGGCGTCTCCACGACGACCAAGG ACTGA